The following coding sequences lie in one Flexivirga oryzae genomic window:
- a CDS encoding Pr6Pr family membrane protein — translation MSAEQLTPGRARIGGVSAMVRVHAALRLALAALIAVTVVVQLVEALGREDNPATLGNFFSYFTIQSNIVIAVVAAIAGLIQLRGPDPQWLDRARGAATVYISITGVVYALLLSNIDVNTPVSWVNVVLHYFVPIAAVVDWLVDLPERVIGFRAALSWLGYPVLYLVYTLIRGSIVDWYPYPFLNPHPHGYGYVAIMSVFVAIMAALFTAVVSGATRLPGRMVRRPD, via the coding sequence GTGTCGGCTGAGCAGCTCACTCCGGGTCGGGCGCGGATCGGCGGTGTTTCCGCGATGGTGCGTGTGCACGCGGCCCTGCGGCTGGCGCTCGCGGCGCTGATCGCAGTCACCGTCGTGGTCCAGCTCGTCGAGGCGCTGGGCCGGGAGGACAACCCTGCGACGCTCGGAAACTTCTTCAGCTACTTCACGATTCAGTCCAACATCGTCATCGCCGTGGTCGCGGCGATCGCCGGCCTCATCCAACTGCGTGGTCCCGACCCGCAGTGGCTGGACCGGGCACGGGGCGCGGCCACCGTCTACATCTCGATCACCGGTGTCGTCTACGCGTTGCTGCTGAGCAACATCGACGTCAACACCCCGGTGTCCTGGGTGAATGTGGTGCTGCATTACTTCGTGCCGATCGCGGCCGTCGTCGATTGGCTGGTGGATCTGCCCGAGCGGGTGATCGGCTTCCGCGCCGCCCTGAGCTGGCTCGGCTATCCGGTGCTCTACCTGGTCTACACGCTGATCCGTGGCTCGATCGTCGACTGGTACCCGTACCCGTTCCTCAACCCGCATCCGCACGGTTACGGCTACGTGGCGATCATGAGCGTGTTCGTCGCGATCATGGCGGCACTCTTCACGGCGGTCGTCTCCGGCGCGACGCGATTGCCCGGCCGGATGGTGCGGCGGCCCGACTGA
- a CDS encoding MFS transporter produces MTSILGSRPLPARTAYLWWEGSWSLLHSVAFTLSMLYQVQVAHLSPAELLIVGAAMEASCFLFEIPTSIVADLYSRRLSVLIGGVVVGCGILIQGVWGSFWPIVAAQIVWSLGFTFVSGADDAWITDEVGADAVQPLFTRFQQLHLGLTVAGTVLAGLIGQVNLHLPMLVAGPGYLLLSTTMVLLMPETGFTPTPRRERENWAQLKHTLRTGLSTARRPGIVRSFLLIAIISGISSEVFDRLWTARIVDSFQLPTLFGITGSAAWFTVFAVIGSLIALTASLTTNRLAPHRVNALHPGGLLAALTVAQIAGMVGFALIGSLWPVLIAMWVRTSAQAVAGPVQAAWLQRNVDSRARATTVSLTSQADAFGQVVGGPPLGALAGRTSISTAMVVAAGLLAPAAALFARLRPARAVRPAIQPAEEAK; encoded by the coding sequence ATGACTTCGATCCTCGGCAGCCGACCGCTGCCCGCCCGCACGGCCTACCTGTGGTGGGAGGGCAGCTGGTCGCTGCTGCACTCCGTCGCCTTCACCCTCTCGATGCTCTACCAGGTGCAGGTCGCTCACCTGTCACCCGCCGAACTGCTGATCGTCGGCGCCGCGATGGAAGCGAGCTGCTTCCTCTTCGAGATCCCGACCAGTATCGTCGCCGACCTCTATTCGCGCCGCCTGTCCGTCCTGATCGGCGGTGTCGTCGTCGGCTGCGGCATCCTGATCCAGGGTGTCTGGGGCTCGTTCTGGCCGATCGTGGCCGCCCAGATCGTCTGGAGCCTGGGTTTCACCTTCGTCTCCGGCGCCGACGATGCCTGGATCACCGACGAGGTGGGCGCCGACGCCGTGCAACCGCTGTTCACCCGGTTCCAGCAACTGCATCTCGGGCTGACCGTCGCCGGCACCGTCCTCGCGGGCCTCATCGGGCAGGTCAACCTGCACCTTCCGATGCTGGTCGCCGGACCCGGCTACCTGCTGCTCAGCACGACCATGGTGTTGCTGATGCCCGAGACCGGCTTCACCCCGACACCGCGCAGGGAACGAGAGAACTGGGCACAGCTGAAGCACACGCTGCGCACCGGCCTGTCGACCGCCCGGCGCCCCGGAATCGTCCGGTCCTTCCTGCTGATCGCGATCATCAGTGGCATCTCCTCGGAGGTCTTCGACCGGTTGTGGACGGCCCGGATCGTCGATTCCTTCCAGCTGCCAACGCTTTTCGGCATCACCGGCAGCGCTGCGTGGTTCACCGTGTTTGCGGTGATCGGCTCGTTGATCGCTCTGACCGCCAGCCTCACCACGAACCGGCTGGCGCCGCACCGGGTCAACGCGCTGCATCCCGGCGGCTTGCTGGCGGCACTGACGGTGGCGCAGATCGCCGGCATGGTCGGTTTCGCCCTGATCGGGTCGTTGTGGCCGGTCCTGATCGCCATGTGGGTGCGCACCTCGGCACAGGCGGTTGCCGGCCCGGTGCAGGCTGCGTGGCTGCAACGCAATGTGGACTCCCGGGCGCGCGCCACCACCGTCTCGCTCACCAGTCAGGCGGACGCGTTCGGCCAGGTCGTCGGTGGGCCGCCACTCGGCGCATTGGCCGGCCGGACCTCGATCTCTACGGCCATGGTCGTCGCGGCGGGCCTGTTGGCGCCGGCTGCCGCGCTCTTCGCCCGGTTGCGTCCGGCACGAGCGGTCCGGCCGGCGATCCAGCCCGCCGAGGAGGCGAAATGA
- a CDS encoding GTP-binding protein produces the protein MTSRTLNLGILAHVDAGKTTLTERLLFDTGTIDRLGSVDRGTSVTDTMTLERRRGITIRTSVAGFTLGDLRVNLVDTPGHPDFIAEVERALTVLDGVVLVVSAVEGVQSQTRLLMRALHRLELPTTLFINKIDRAGADVDVVRAQIAGLLKPTPGTVVSAGSARTGDGVGALLTTIAGMTVPRSDPHAPAEATVFSIERDRGVWVRMHNGTLRVRDRLGRRSRVTALRSPDGCHLEALGPGEIGLLTGLDHPRVGDRIGSGGTAREVANLQPTTLETVVDAADPTLRGRLLEGLTALADQDPLINLRLDDDRSEVRLSLHGEVQREVIATRLEEEFGVVATFQPLSVVCIERVIGSGHAHEIIDTPTNAYLATVGLRIDPAPVGHGVSFELAVEAGSMPPAFFTAVRSAVDETLQQGLHGWPVTDCVVTMTHSGYWARQSHSHGTFDKSMSSTAGDFRLLTRPVLMRALRAAGTTVCEPVDAFTLDLLPEQVPALLSELARAEVDVTHTGITATEARVEGVIPTRLADSVQRRLPDLTSGEGVWESTLDHHRPVRGAPPQRPRVGVDPGDCAAYVKANPR, from the coding sequence ATGACCTCGCGCACCCTCAATCTCGGCATCCTCGCACACGTCGATGCCGGTAAGACGACGCTCACCGAGCGGTTGCTGTTCGACACCGGCACGATCGACCGGCTCGGCAGTGTCGACCGCGGAACCTCGGTGACCGACACCATGACGTTGGAGCGCCGACGGGGCATCACCATCCGCACCTCCGTCGCCGGCTTCACCCTCGGCGACCTGCGGGTGAACCTGGTGGACACACCCGGCCACCCCGACTTCATCGCGGAGGTCGAACGCGCACTCACCGTTTTGGACGGCGTGGTGCTGGTGGTCTCGGCGGTCGAGGGCGTGCAGTCGCAGACCCGCCTGCTGATGCGTGCACTGCACCGCCTGGAGCTGCCGACCACGTTGTTCATCAACAAGATCGACCGTGCGGGTGCTGACGTGGACGTGGTGCGTGCGCAGATCGCAGGGCTGCTGAAACCAACACCTGGCACCGTTGTGTCGGCCGGCTCGGCACGCACCGGCGACGGCGTCGGCGCCCTGCTCACCACCATCGCCGGTATGACGGTCCCGCGCAGCGACCCGCACGCACCCGCGGAAGCAACGGTCTTCTCGATCGAGAGGGACCGTGGCGTATGGGTCCGGATGCACAACGGCACGCTCCGGGTGCGGGACCGCCTCGGCCGAAGGTCCCGTGTCACCGCTCTGCGCTCCCCGGACGGTTGCCACCTCGAAGCGCTGGGTCCCGGCGAGATCGGCCTGCTGACCGGACTGGACCACCCGCGGGTCGGGGACCGGATCGGCAGCGGTGGGACGGCGCGCGAGGTAGCGAACCTGCAACCGACAACCTTGGAAACCGTTGTCGATGCCGCAGATCCCACGCTGCGTGGCCGGCTGCTGGAGGGGCTCACCGCGCTGGCGGACCAGGATCCACTGATCAACCTCCGCCTGGACGACGACCGGAGCGAGGTCCGCCTGTCCCTGCACGGTGAGGTCCAGCGCGAGGTGATCGCGACCCGGCTGGAGGAGGAGTTCGGCGTCGTCGCAACCTTCCAGCCACTGTCCGTGGTCTGCATCGAGCGGGTCATCGGCAGCGGCCACGCGCACGAAATCATCGACACGCCAACGAATGCCTACCTGGCGACCGTCGGGCTGCGCATCGACCCGGCTCCGGTCGGGCACGGCGTGTCGTTCGAGCTGGCCGTGGAGGCCGGCTCGATGCCTCCCGCGTTCTTCACCGCCGTCCGGTCTGCTGTCGACGAGACGCTGCAGCAGGGGCTGCACGGCTGGCCGGTGACGGATTGCGTTGTCACCATGACACATTCCGGCTACTGGGCGCGACAGTCCCACTCGCACGGGACGTTCGACAAGTCGATGTCCAGCACGGCGGGCGACTTCCGGTTGCTCACCAGACCGGTGCTGATGCGCGCCCTGCGGGCCGCCGGCACGACCGTCTGCGAACCCGTGGACGCCTTCACCCTCGACCTGCTGCCCGAGCAGGTACCCGCGTTGCTCAGCGAGCTGGCCCGGGCGGAGGTCGACGTCACGCACACCGGCATCACCGCGACGGAGGCACGCGTCGAGGGCGTCATACCAACGCGGTTGGCCGACTCGGTGCAGCGGCGACTGCCCGACCTCACCAGCGGCGAGGGCGTCTGGGAGAGCACGCTGGACCACCACCGGCCGGTCCGTGGCGCTCCCCCGCAGCGACCGAGGGTGGGCGTCGACCCGGGTGACTGTGCGGCGTACGTCAAGGCGAACCCGCGCTAG
- a CDS encoding ABC transporter substrate-binding protein: protein MITSRRTVLSAFTAAAAVSALAACSSDGSDPGTSKTSSGGSGSAGAEAGKFPATVKHKYGTTTVQHKPTRVVTVGLVEQDMVIALGTVPVAVTKWIGAADGEIYPWAKPALHGAPLPKVLDNSKGPQIEQIAALKPDLIIAIWSDLKESDYRKLSQLAPTVAPPKGYVDYGAPWDVITGMVADAMGLSATGAKIVRDVKGRFTAARKAHPEFKGKTAMVLGLYNGLCPYAETDPRNRVQQELGFVYPSKFGKEFDKLGTGSISAERTKEFDFDVVAWVDSEANVLKTTGDLLKQTKAYQQGREIYVPNNIPGTNKPSTYAAAFSMVTPLSLPWMLERYVPQLAAAVDGKPATKVPTVKV, encoded by the coding sequence ATGATCACGTCCCGCCGCACCGTCCTGTCCGCATTCACCGCTGCCGCAGCGGTTTCCGCGCTCGCGGCGTGTTCCAGTGACGGCAGCGATCCGGGCACCTCGAAGACGTCATCGGGTGGCTCCGGCTCGGCAGGCGCCGAAGCTGGAAAGTTCCCGGCAACCGTGAAGCACAAGTACGGCACCACCACCGTGCAGCACAAACCCACGCGCGTGGTCACGGTCGGACTGGTCGAGCAGGACATGGTCATCGCACTGGGCACGGTGCCCGTCGCGGTGACCAAGTGGATCGGCGCGGCCGACGGGGAGATCTACCCATGGGCGAAACCGGCACTGCACGGCGCGCCCCTGCCGAAGGTGCTCGACAACTCGAAGGGCCCACAGATCGAGCAGATCGCCGCGCTCAAGCCGGACCTGATCATCGCGATCTGGTCGGACCTGAAGGAGAGCGACTACCGGAAGCTCTCCCAGCTGGCGCCCACCGTCGCACCGCCGAAGGGGTATGTCGACTACGGTGCTCCCTGGGACGTCATCACCGGAATGGTCGCGGACGCAATGGGTTTGAGCGCGACAGGAGCCAAGATCGTCCGCGACGTGAAGGGACGTTTCACCGCCGCGCGCAAGGCCCACCCGGAGTTCAAGGGCAAGACCGCCATGGTCCTGGGCCTGTACAACGGTCTCTGCCCGTATGCCGAGACGGACCCGCGCAATCGTGTCCAGCAGGAGCTCGGCTTCGTCTATCCGAGCAAGTTCGGCAAGGAGTTCGACAAGCTGGGCACCGGGTCGATCAGTGCCGAGCGCACGAAGGAGTTCGACTTCGACGTCGTCGCCTGGGTCGACTCCGAGGCCAACGTGCTCAAGACCACCGGCGACCTGCTGAAACAGACCAAGGCCTACCAGCAGGGCCGGGAGATCTACGTACCCAACAACATTCCGGGCACCAACAAGCCGAGCACCTACGCCGCGGCGTTCAGTATGGTGACGCCCTTGAGCCTGCCCTGGATGCTGGAGCGTTACGTCCCGCAACTCGCGGCCGCGGTCGACGGCAAGCCCGCCACGAAGGTGCCGACCGTCAAGGTCTGA
- a CDS encoding phosphatase PAP2 family protein codes for MIDWIKRVAQDIDDIDVSIFEGLAATRSPLLDKVMPRLTDVADHSVLWLGIAGALGASRNRRAKRAALRGVATIAATSLIANQVAKRVNRRPRPSLATVPLARLSRRLPTSTSFPSGHAASAAAFATAVGLEWPVLSVPLRALAALVGLSRVTTGAHYPSDVAAGWLLGTAVAEVGARLVPPAEPPSAIRRPGVIQLEARPTGSGLVLVVNPASHSGEGERVLAAVGDQLPDAEIVELTEDSEVEHVMHESASRAEVLGVAGGDGTVRTAAQAARDADVPLAVFPAGTFNHFAKDAGAYPLRAAIAAVKRGTADKVDLAYLNDEIFLNTASIGVYTDFVAIRERNEKRMGKPAAALYAGLRTLLRSHAISVRVDERTARVDLLFIGNSEYQPHGFAPSFREQLDDGLLDLRMLDASSFGATLTVLAALLTGQLARHKRYHEFHAPSLRIEVVDGGPVRVARDGEVGEEATVLDLRVDRRALTVYRHAGVH; via the coding sequence GTGATCGATTGGATCAAGCGCGTCGCGCAGGACATCGACGACATCGACGTGTCGATCTTCGAAGGTCTCGCCGCAACCCGCAGCCCGTTGCTCGACAAGGTCATGCCGCGGCTGACCGACGTCGCGGACCACTCGGTGTTGTGGCTCGGGATCGCCGGCGCGCTCGGCGCCAGCCGGAACCGCCGTGCGAAACGGGCCGCGCTCCGCGGTGTCGCAACGATCGCCGCAACCAGTCTGATCGCGAATCAGGTTGCCAAACGTGTGAATCGGCGACCCAGACCGTCGCTCGCGACGGTGCCGCTGGCTCGGCTGTCGCGGCGGCTGCCGACCTCGACGAGCTTCCCCAGCGGTCATGCCGCGAGTGCGGCAGCATTCGCCACCGCGGTCGGGCTGGAGTGGCCGGTGCTGTCGGTGCCGTTGCGCGCGCTCGCCGCACTCGTCGGGCTGTCGCGCGTCACCACGGGTGCCCACTACCCGTCCGATGTCGCGGCCGGGTGGCTGCTCGGGACGGCAGTGGCCGAGGTCGGCGCACGCCTGGTTCCTCCCGCAGAGCCACCGTCCGCCATACGACGGCCTGGCGTCATACAACTGGAGGCACGGCCGACCGGGTCCGGTCTGGTGCTCGTCGTCAACCCGGCCTCGCACAGCGGCGAGGGTGAGCGGGTCCTCGCCGCGGTCGGCGATCAGTTGCCGGACGCCGAGATCGTCGAACTCACCGAGGACTCCGAGGTCGAGCACGTCATGCACGAATCCGCCTCTCGGGCAGAGGTGCTCGGCGTCGCCGGAGGCGACGGCACCGTTCGCACTGCAGCGCAGGCAGCACGGGACGCAGACGTGCCGTTGGCAGTGTTCCCCGCCGGGACCTTCAACCATTTCGCCAAGGACGCCGGCGCATACCCGCTGCGCGCCGCGATCGCGGCCGTCAAACGGGGTACTGCGGACAAGGTGGACCTGGCCTATCTCAACGACGAGATCTTCCTCAACACGGCCAGCATCGGGGTCTACACCGACTTCGTCGCGATCCGGGAGCGCAACGAGAAGCGGATGGGCAAACCCGCCGCCGCCCTGTATGCCGGTCTGCGCACTTTGCTGCGGTCGCACGCGATCTCCGTGCGCGTCGACGAGCGAACGGCCCGCGTCGACCTGCTTTTCATCGGTAACAGCGAGTACCAGCCGCACGGGTTCGCCCCCAGCTTCCGCGAACAGCTCGACGACGGGCTGCTGGACCTGCGGATGCTCGACGCGTCCAGTTTCGGCGCGACGCTGACCGTTCTCGCCGCACTGCTGACCGGTCAGCTCGCGCGCCACAAGCGGTATCACGAGTTCCATGCACCGTCGCTGCGGATCGAGGTGGTCGACGGCGGTCCCGTGCGCGTCGCGCGGGACGGCGAAGTCGGCGAGGAGGCGACCGTGCTCGACCTGCGCGTCGACCGACGGGCCCTCACCGTCTATCGGCACGCCGGCGTCCACTGA
- a CDS encoding cytochrome P450, whose protein sequence is MSIVQDVKAAAAFSQELYRSKLTTAYHGRVHHDPFARLRMGEGRNDPYAVYDELRPKGPLMPTRLGNLATVDHRVARSVLTSRSFGVRPAGSSPAPEEDFDLSFLDRNEPDHSRLRRIAAPAFSPRMVRGYRSRIEELVDDLIGKLDRADTVDFVSDFAAPLPIGVITRMFGIDGDVGIDTAEFARYGAAIGGALDGIHSVRHARELLRAQDVLEKMFDRLLAARAAGPREDLISVLAAESGDQVQPDELMSMCFLLLVAGFETTVNLLGNALLALQAHPEQWHLLTERPELASQAVEETLRWNPPVQRTERVSFQDQEVAGTPVRKGQWILLLLGGTGRDPEVFPDPDRFDITRSHGAEHLAFSSGIHYCLGAPLARLEATIALEQLAIRLPSIRRAGRVTMRRTTLIRGPLHLPISVA, encoded by the coding sequence ATGAGCATCGTGCAGGACGTCAAGGCGGCCGCGGCCTTCAGCCAGGAGCTCTACCGGTCGAAACTGACCACGGCATATCACGGCAGGGTGCACCACGACCCGTTCGCGCGGCTGCGGATGGGTGAGGGACGGAACGACCCCTATGCGGTGTATGACGAGCTACGCCCGAAGGGTCCGCTGATGCCCACGCGCCTGGGCAATCTGGCGACCGTCGACCATCGTGTGGCGCGCAGCGTGCTGACCAGCCGATCGTTCGGGGTGCGGCCGGCCGGGTCGTCTCCGGCGCCCGAGGAAGACTTCGACCTGTCGTTCCTGGATCGGAACGAGCCCGACCACAGCAGACTGCGCCGGATCGCCGCACCGGCGTTCAGCCCGCGGATGGTACGCGGATACCGTTCCCGCATCGAGGAACTCGTCGATGACCTGATCGGCAAGCTCGACCGCGCCGACACCGTCGACTTCGTGTCCGACTTCGCCGCACCGCTGCCGATCGGCGTCATCACCCGAATGTTCGGCATCGACGGGGACGTCGGGATCGACACCGCCGAATTCGCGCGGTACGGCGCAGCCATCGGCGGCGCGCTGGACGGCATACATTCAGTGCGGCACGCACGAGAGCTGCTGCGCGCCCAGGACGTGCTGGAGAAGATGTTCGACAGACTGCTGGCCGCACGTGCGGCCGGTCCGCGGGAGGATCTGATCAGCGTGCTGGCAGCCGAGAGCGGCGATCAGGTGCAGCCGGACGAGCTGATGAGCATGTGTTTCCTGTTGCTGGTCGCGGGATTCGAGACCACGGTCAACCTGCTCGGGAACGCGCTGCTCGCGTTGCAGGCACATCCGGAGCAGTGGCACCTGCTCACCGAGCGGCCGGAGCTCGCGAGTCAGGCGGTCGAGGAGACGCTGCGCTGGAATCCTCCGGTCCAGCGCACCGAGCGCGTCTCGTTCCAGGACCAGGAGGTCGCCGGCACGCCGGTCCGCAAGGGTCAGTGGATCCTGCTGCTGCTCGGCGGCACCGGGCGGGACCCGGAGGTGTTTCCCGACCCGGACCGTTTCGACATCACCCGATCCCACGGCGCCGAACACCTGGCGTTCTCCAGCGGCATCCACTACTGCCTGGGCGCTCCCCTGGCGCGGCTCGAGGCGACGATCGCCCTGGAGCAGTTGGCGATCCGCCTCCCGAGCATCCGCCGCGCCGGGCGAGTGACGATGCGCCGGACAACCCTGATCCGCGGCCCGCTGCACCTGCCCATCAGCGTGGCCTGA
- a CDS encoding ABC transporter ATP-binding protein — protein sequence MIRLAGVTAESADGTVIFDKLELEVGDGEVVIVTGHAGSGKSALVDVCRGVLVPVEGTVELDPPERCAVVMQDYDLSESLTVAENIVLPLVARDLDYSRASELALNALQRLGIDSISDHLIDEISGGQRQRVAVARALADEPAIVVADEPTSALDAENREKVLAELRRAADRGASVLITTNDTQLAKEADRSVTLGVDHL from the coding sequence ATGATCCGGTTGGCGGGCGTGACCGCCGAATCGGCGGACGGGACAGTCATCTTCGACAAACTGGAGCTGGAGGTCGGGGACGGCGAGGTGGTGATCGTCACGGGACACGCAGGAAGTGGGAAGTCGGCGCTCGTCGACGTCTGCCGAGGGGTGCTGGTGCCGGTCGAGGGCACGGTCGAGCTCGATCCCCCGGAGCGCTGCGCCGTGGTGATGCAGGACTACGACCTGAGCGAGTCGCTGACGGTCGCGGAGAACATCGTCCTTCCGCTCGTGGCCCGTGACCTGGACTATTCGCGCGCCAGCGAGCTGGCGCTGAATGCCTTGCAGCGTCTGGGGATCGACTCGATCTCGGACCATCTGATCGACGAGATCTCCGGTGGCCAGCGGCAGCGGGTCGCGGTCGCTCGCGCCCTTGCCGACGAGCCGGCGATCGTCGTCGCGGACGAACCGACCTCCGCGCTCGATGCGGAGAACCGTGAGAAGGTCCTCGCCGAGTTGCGCCGCGCCGCCGACCGCGGCGCTTCGGTGCTGATCACCACCAACGACACCCAGCTGGCCAAGGAAGCGGACCGCTCGGTCACCCTGGGCGTCGACCACCTCTGA
- a CDS encoding ABC transporter ATP-binding protein, whose protein sequence is MTVMEHGRPIVSVEGLVQIYSVEGHDVAALSGVNLTVQEGEIVALVGPSGAGKSTLLSVLAGLTTPSAGRVRLAGHELSATGAGRLDQARATDFAVLLQDVSKNLLPYLTVRQNVELGWPDRLRDRIDVDAALDIVGLEPELRPQPVQSISAAARQLTAIAATIVTKPSVLLADEPTSSLAGPAVRAVTDAVLRVNAELGTTVIAVTHDLDVATALDARVITIRDGRIRMDARGGNTHVMVRDDGIPLPDDILGQFPNGTAVSIRPGEDADTFIVRRTNGGDRA, encoded by the coding sequence ATGACCGTCATGGAGCACGGCAGACCCATCGTCAGTGTCGAGGGGCTGGTCCAGATCTACAGCGTCGAAGGGCATGACGTCGCCGCGCTGTCCGGGGTGAATCTCACGGTGCAGGAGGGCGAGATCGTGGCGCTGGTGGGCCCGTCCGGTGCCGGGAAATCCACCCTGCTCAGCGTCCTGGCCGGGCTCACCACCCCGAGTGCCGGCCGCGTGCGGCTCGCCGGTCACGAGTTGAGCGCAACAGGGGCCGGGCGGCTGGATCAGGCCCGCGCGACCGACTTCGCCGTACTGCTGCAGGATGTGAGCAAGAACCTGTTGCCCTACCTGACCGTGCGGCAGAACGTCGAACTCGGCTGGCCGGATCGGCTGCGTGACCGCATCGACGTGGACGCGGCGCTCGACATCGTCGGGTTGGAGCCGGAGCTGAGGCCCCAGCCGGTGCAGTCGATTTCAGCTGCGGCGCGGCAGCTGACCGCGATCGCGGCGACCATCGTGACCAAGCCGTCGGTGCTGCTCGCCGACGAGCCGACGAGCAGTCTCGCCGGGCCTGCGGTACGAGCCGTCACCGACGCCGTCCTGCGGGTCAACGCGGAGCTGGGGACGACGGTGATCGCGGTGACGCACGACCTGGACGTGGCGACCGCCCTGGACGCGCGCGTCATCACGATCCGTGACGGGCGGATCCGCATGGACGCGCGCGGCGGGAACACGCACGTGATGGTGCGTGACGACGGCATACCCCTCCCGGACGACATCCTCGGGCAGTTCCCGAACGGCACGGCGGTCAGCATCCGACCGGGTGAGGACGCCGACACCTTCATCGTGCGGCGGACGAACGGCGGTGACCGCGCATGA